One uncultured Carboxylicivirga sp. genomic window, TCAGATGGAAACCGATCAACGGGTAACAATGCTGCCTTGGTTACTACTTCTGAGATGTTGTCGAATCAGTTAAGTCACTGGTTGTCACAAATTAGTAATGATTTTGATATTGGTGTAAGTTATCGGCCAGGAGAAGAGGGCATCTCCAACGATGAAATAGAAGTAGCTTTGTCGACTCAGGTTTTTAATAACAGGGTTACCATTAATGGTAATGTTGGTTACGGACAAGATAATACACGTACCAGTAACCTTATTGGTGACTTTGATGTGGATGTTAAGTTAAATCAATCAGGAACACTAAGAGGTAAGGCATATACAGTTACCAATAACGATATTATCTATACTGAATCGCCCACGCGTCAGGGGGTTGGTATTTCCTTTAAAGAGGAGTTTGATTCGGTTAGAGAATTGATGAGAAAATATTGGAGGAAATTTACTGGTGAAGGTAAAAAGGAAGATGACGAATAGAATAATCGTTAAATCTTTACGTTTACACAATTGAATGATAGGTGCAGTTTGCATTTTTATTATTTTAGCTGATCAGAAATCTAGAAATATAACAATGAATTTATTACTATTTATACAGTCAACAGCCGAGAATCTTGCTGATGTAAACCTCGAAGAGGGAGCAGAACAAAGCATGAATTACATTGAGATGGCCATGAAAGGTGGATGGATTATGATTCCACTGCTTTTATTATCGGTTGTTTCGGTATATATCTTTTTTGAGCGCTATATGGCTATTAAAAAGGCTTCGAGAGAGGATGACGGATTTATGAATAAAATCAAGGATTATATCCATGATGGTAAAATCGATTCTGCTATTGCCTTATGCCAGTCGCATGATTTTCCTATTTCCAGAATGATCGAAAAAGGAATTACACGTATTGGTCGTCCATTAAATGATGTAAATACGGCCATCGAGAATGTAGGTAACCTCGAAATTAGCCGATTAGAAAAGAGTCTGCCAACTTTGGCAACAGTTGCCGGTGGAGCTCCTATGATTGGTTTCCTTGGTACCGTAATTGGTATGATCCGTGCCTTTTATGACATGGCTAATGCAGGCAATAATATTGATGTGAGTCTACTTTCATCAGGTATCTATACTGCAATGGTAACTACTGTGACTGGTTTGGTAATTGGTATCATTGCTTATTTTGCCTATAATATTTTGGTGGCTAAAGTTGAAAAGGTTGTCTTTAAAATGGAAGCGCGTACCATGGAGTTTATGGATCTGTTGAATGAACCAGCTCACTAAAAAATGACTTTAAAGCGAAGAACAAAAATAAGTGCCAGTTTCAGCATGTCGTCCATGACCGACATTGTGTTTTTATTGCTGATCTTTTTTATGATCACATCAACAATGGTGCATCCTAATGCAATCAAACTGTTGATCCCCAAGAAAAGCACAAAGAAGGTCGTTGTAGATACCTATCTAAATGTGAGGGTAACGGCATCAGGCCGATTTGTGGTAGATGGAAAATGGATGGGTAGTGATCAGGTGGAAGGCAGTCTGACCCGATTATTTGCTCGAAACGATAATTCAATTATTCGTTTGCAAACAGACGCTAATGCTTCAACAGGCGATGCTGCCCGGGTACTGGATATTGCTGAATCGAATGGTGTAAAAGTAATCTTGGATATCAGGTAATGGGACTGAAAAAAAGAAGTAAGGTTGAATCAGGTTTCAGTATGTCATCGATGACTGACATCGTGTTTCTGTTGTTGATATTCTTTATGATCACATCAACCCTGGTGACTCCTGTTGCTAATAAAAACCTGTCTTTGCCTAAGAGTGATCATCAGGTGTCGGCCAAGCCCAATACTACTATTTCGGTAACAGCTGATCAGGAATATTTTGTACAGGGTGAAAAGGTTTCTTTCTGGCAGATAGAAAAGAAATTACAGGAAATATTAGCTGATAGTCCTGAAATGTATGTTGCTTTACATGTTGATGAATCGGTACCTTTTTCGGTAGTTGGTAAGATACGGGATATTGCTATCCGCAATAAATATAAGTTGATTTTGGCCACACAAGCCAAGTAAATATGGATGAGAAAAACAAACGATACGGTGTAATTGGTACAACAGTATTTCATTCTTTACTGTTGTTGTTCCTGATTTTCTTCGGGCTGTCTTCTTTGCCCAAAGGAGAAGAGGGCATACTGGTGAGTTTTGGAGATACAGTATTGGGTCAAGGGCCTGAGGAGCCAAAAGAATCTGAGGCTGTAAAGCAGGAGCAGGTAACACCACCGCCCGTTAAAACACCGGAACCCACCCAACCGGATCCGATAAAAGAAGATATCAAAACACAGGATTATGATGATGCTCCTGTTGTAAAATCGGAAGCTCAAAAGCAAAAAGAGAAAGAAGAAAAGGAACGTTTGGATAAAGAGCGTAAAGAACGCGAAGAGCAGGAAAAGATTCGTCAGGCTGAATTGGAGCGTCAACGACAAGAAGAGGCTGAGCGAAAGCGAATAGAGGAAGAAGAGCGCAAGCGTCAGGAAGAGCTGGACCGACAGGCGGCTGAAGCACGAGATAAAGTGAAAGGAGCCTTTGGTAAAGGAACAGGTGATAATACCTCTGAAGGTAATACTGGTGGCACTGGTAATCAGGGGCAGACAACAGGTGGAAATACTACTAACCGAACCGGCTCAGGAAAAGGTAATTCCGGTAATGGATTCGATTTAACAGGTAGGAGTCTGGTTGGAGGATTGCCAAAGCCGACATACAATATTCAGGAAGAAGGAATTGTTGTGGTTGAAATAACGGTAGATCGCAATGGTAATGTGATAAATGCAGTACCTATTCTGAGAGGTTCAACAACCCAAAATAATTACTTGCAGAGTAAGGCTATCGAAGCTGCAAAAAAGGCAAAATTTAATGCTGATAAGGAAGCTGCTGCCTATCAAAAAGGAACCATTACTTATCATTTTGTTTTGGATTAAGCTATCCTTTGTTTCCAAACGAAGGGTTCATGTCAATTCAATTCCTACCGAGGAGTAACTAATGTCGTTAGTCGTTTTTGGTGTATTATATTCTATTATCTAGAAGCGAAGCGTTCTAACTTCTATTATCTTTTATTTGTAGGAATAGATGAGGATGTTTGGAAATATTGTGATACTTAAAAACGCAATTCAAACACGCCTAATACTTTCATTGCAGCCAGCATAACAGCAACTAAAAGGATATAACGTATTGGTTTTACGCCAATCTGTTTTGCATACCTCGATGCAATAAAAGCTCCTGTTGCGTTTCCTGCTGAAAGTATGAATCCATATAAGTAATTAATATGCCCGGCCCAGATAAATACAATTAATGCTATTGCTGTGTAGCATAAGACTATTAAAACTTTTACAGCATTGGCCTGAATCAGATTATAACCAACTCCCAAAACCAATCCGGCAAGGAGAAAGAAGCCAACTCCAGCTTGTATAAATCCACCATAGAAACCAATTAAAAAGAAAATGACCAGTTGCCAGTAAGTAGGTTTTCCTTCAATCTGTCCGGCTTGTTCTTTTACCCATTTGTCTGGTTTAAACAGAATAACAAAAAACATGACAAACAATAAGGCGCCGATAAAGTAATTCAAAGCCTGTTCGCTGATGTTGATGGAAAACAAAGCTCCGGCAAGTGATCCAACCAATGCCGGTAAAACTAAATAAAGGTTACTCTTATAATCCAGTATCTTTTGTTTTCGAAAATTACGGACAGCAACAATATTCTGAATAAATATGGCCACCCGGTTGGTGGCATTCGCCTGGTGAGGACTTAATCCCAGAAACATCAACATGGGCAGAGTTATCAAGGATCCGCTTCCGGCAAGGGTATTGATAAAACCCGCAAATAGGCCAGCAAGGATTAGAAGAAGAATATTAATAACTGAAATGTCCATATGGTAAAAGTACGATAAAAAGCTAATAGCTGTGAATGTTTAGAGGATCGCATCTTATTTTACAAGTTGTTTATTTAGATGCGATCCTAATAAACAGAAAAGAACGGTCCTTTAAGCTAGCAGGCAACAGCTAGCAGCTATAAGCTTTTTTAAAACCGATAACTCACATTCATTAATATTTCTCTGGGTCTTAAATAATAAGTATTACGAACCAACGAAATGTCGCTGTTCCAATAGCTTATCAACTGTTGGGTGTCAAAGATATTGCGGCATTGTATTTTGTAGCTGAATTTTCCTTTTTCAGGTTTATAGGCATAGCTAATGTCGCCAAACCAGCTGTGGAAAGTTTGTTGGTTGTTTTCGTTAAAGTTGTATTCTCCTCTAATGTTTATCCATTGTTTCTTAGTTAGGTAAAAGAAGAAATCAAGAACCTGTTCGTAGTTGTGAAATTTACTGTTAGCCTGAGTTGTATGCTGGCGAGTTTGGGTGTAATTAAAATTGTATTTTATCTGTAGTGCTTTCCAATAGCCCCAGTTAATATTTAATCCGGCCATGTTGGTTTGTACTTCTCTATTGCTCAGTGATTGGTTTAATACATATTGCGATTGTTGAATACTGTTGGTAGATTTGATACCAATGGTTGAACGCCAATTGGCAATGTAGTATGTTACTTCTCCGTTGAGGATATGATCCGATCTTTCATTGTCGTAGGGCAGAATCTCACTTTGAAAAATACCATTTCCTATGCTTATCTGGCGGGTAATAATATCGCTGTGATTTAAACTATATCGGTAATCGATAGCCGCAAACCATCCCGATAAGGGATTTTTGTATTCGCTTCGAAAGCTACCCGAATATCGGTATTTGTGTGACAATTGATTTAAACCACGGTTTAAACTTCGGTAATTATTGATGATAAAGCCTTGGGTAAGTCCGTTTATATCTCCAATGCTTTTACTGAAGGATAACGATGTGATCAGTTTAAAAAAATTATAGAACTCGTAGTTAAGGTATGCCCTTGGGGCAAAAATAGCTTGTTGTATGTTTTGACTGGCCTGATGCCAGGCATCATCAATATTGTTGTTAATATACGATAATGGCAGGTTAAACCGAAGCTTCAGACTGGGTGTTTCGTAACTGATTTTTTCATCAACGCCAGCTTCGCTTTCGGTCAAGTCGAGTTGGTTGCGCAAGCTGTCGGCAGTTATTTCAAAGTCATTGTTGTCAATAGTAGTATTCAGTTTATTCAGACTGAAGTTGACAAATGCTTTGGTAGAAAAAGCCCATCGCTTATGGGTGAGCGTAAATGCAGCTGATGCTTTGGTTCGTAAATCCTGCTTTAAGTAATGTTGTGTGGCCAGGTTGTATGCCTCGCCATTGTTGATGTAATCATCAAATACTCCGGGTTCGTATTGCATTTGTTGAGGACTATGGTTGTAATCAACAAAAGCTTTAAAGCTGATAAAATGCTTACCCATCATACGATGCCAATCAAGCTCATCGGCTGCTGAAAAGTGTGGGAGGTTGGCTTTCTGAATTTGCTGTGTTTCGTTAATGGATGTTTCGGCTTTATCCCAATAGTTCTCGAGGCGGAACTTATTGTTTATATATTTTTTACTAGAATTATTGGTATAGATCAGATTTGTGATCAGACTGTTTTTCTTGAAGGTGTTTTGAGTATGTTCGCGCAAACGGGTGGTGTCAGTCTCAAGGTAATACTCAGTTTCGAGTAATGCTTCTTCTTTAATGCGATCGTTGTAATAGCTAACGTTGGTCTTCAGCTCTTCTTCATCGCTTAGCTTGGTAAGATAGTTGAAGCTGATCAGGGCGGCATTGTTCATCAGGTAACGCTCGCGGTTGGAGATGCTCGGTGGTGCAACCGAAGAAATATCCAGCAGATTGGGTTTGGTATTGGTGTAATTATCAATTTCGTTGTACGAAATGGTAAACGGATGATGCTGTGTTGATAAATCGTTGCCAATATTATTGGCCTGCAACGTAGCTATCATCTGGTGTTTGGGCGAGAATAGCATAGGTGTAATATTAGCACTGTATCGTGGAACGGGAATACCAACAGCTCCTTCGGCACGAAAGGTGGTAGTAAATTTCTTTTTAAGTTTCAGATTTACCGAAGTACCATCGTTAAATTGTTTGTCGCGAAGCATTTTTATAGGCTGATGGTTGTGCAGAACTTCCACGGCACCCACTGCTTTGTTCGATAGGTTTTTATTGGCAATACCATATCGTCCTTCCAGTAAATCCATCCCTTCGATGTAATACTTATCAATGGGTTTGCCCATATAGTATATTTTACCAGTAGCATCTACCGTAAAACCGGGCATACGGTTAATTACATCACCAATCGACTCATCGCTTTGTTTTTCAAACGAACCCACCATGTAAGTGGTGGTATCTTGTTTGCTTACAATAGGTGTGCCGTGTACATTAACCTCTTTGATTGCTTTAACCTCAGTTGGTAGCATTATGTGTAGTTCCTGTGTTTTATTGGCAATCAAAAGTGTTGTGTCGCTATAGTTTAACGAACGCAACGAAAGAGCCAAACTATCAGAGTCAGTAGTGTAGCTTATATTAAAACTTCCCTTATCATCAGTAAAAGCATAGGTGATAATATTATTGCCTGCAGCGGGGTTTAGTAACATTACACTAACTGCAGCCGCAGGTTGATTATCTTCACCTACAATAATTCCATTTAATTTAGTTTGTCCATTAATATGAATTGTGCTAAAAATAAATAGAGCCAGAATCAGGTTTAAGCGCATAAATAGATATTATTGTTTTTCAAGCAAATTATTTCTACTTGCAATTTTGGCTTGAACACTTCCCCTTTTCTCCGGAGTTAAATTGACGAACTGATTATTTCCGTATTTATTGATGCTTTCTAAAGTCTCGTTATGTTTTAAGGCCAGATACTGTTTTGCATCTATTTTTATAAATTTTTTATTCCATACATAAATAGACTTGTCGTAGTTTATTTTTTCAAATGAGGTAAGAGTAAAACAATGCTCTTTTTCTATGTCTTCTATTCTTACAATCATACCGGGTAGCCCTTTGAATTTGTAAGGTCCATCGCTAATGGGAATTGATAATGTATACCAGGCCCGGTAATGTCGACCCCTAAATGTTGTTCGTGCTTCTTTGCAGATGTAATAGGTTATAAAAGTATCGGGTTGATTGACCAGTTGCCAATTAAACGTTATTTCTTCGGGCAAATGATAATATTTGCCAGACATCACTTCATATAAATCGCTACGACGACTGTTTTTTGTTTTGACAATACGGTATTTTGTATGATAACTATAACTATTCTTTACTATTTGTTTTCCTATTTTAAGTCCGCTTTCCGGATTGTTAATATCGGGACAGTAAAAAAACATGGAATCCATTTTAAATATGCTATTATGGGCAAACTGAGAACTTATTTTGCCAATCAACAGGCACATTTCTTTTTGTTTACGACTTTCAATATTTGTTGAGTCTTCCTGATATTCGTAGCGGTAAGTAGCTATGTATTCCGCTTTATCGGTTATTACAACTCCATTTTGGGTTTGAGCAGAAGGTTTGTAAGAACTTATAATTAGTAGAAAAGTCGTAAGTAATAGATATGATCTTCTCATATAGTTAGGTTTGTGGTTGAGTAAAAGGTTTTCCAGATAAATATAATAAATAATTTTTTACAATTTTATTAAGGGTCTTACGATGTAATCATAAAAAAGCCGCTCTCTTTCGAAAGCGGCATATCTTATACAAAAAGAACGGTTCACTATTGCCATAAAGGCTATAAAGAACCGTTCCTAAATATTGTTTTATCAACAGCTAAAAGCGAAGCGTTCTAACTGCTAATAGCTATTTTACCATGCAAACATTGGCTTATCAGCCATCAAAGCATTTACTTTTTTGCAAACACCTGCAATTACTTCTTCGTTGTCGATATTAGAGATAACCTCGTCGATAAAATCAACAATGGTAACCATATCAGCTTCTTTTAATCCACGAGTTGTTATAGCAGAAGTACCCACACGTATACCCGAAGTTGTAAATGGTGAACGACTGTCGAAAGGCACCATGTTTTTGTTGATGGTGATATCTGCTTTAACCAATGTATTTTCAACTTGCTTACCTGTAATATCAGGGAACTTCGTTCTCAGGTCGATCAACATCAGGTGATTATCTGTTCCACCTGAAATAATTTTATATCCTTTTTTAATAAACTCTGCGGCCATGGCTTGTGCATTCTTCTGAACCTGCTCAATATAAACACCATAGTCATCAGATAAAGCTTCGCCAAAAGCAACGGCTTTAGCTGCAATCACGTGTTCCAGTGGTCCACCTTGCTGACCAGGAAAAACAGCGAAATCCAATACGGCGCTCATCATTTTGGTTTCACCTTTTGGTGTTTTAATACCAAATGGGTTCTCGTAATCTTTACCCATCAGAATCATACCGCCGCGAGGTCCGCGAAGTGTTTTATGTGTAGTGGTTGTAACAATGTGGCAATGCTCAACCGGGTTGTTTAATTTACCTTTGGCAATTAGTCCGGCTGGGTGAGCCATATCGCAAAGCAATAAAGCACCAATCTCATCAGCCAAACGACGCATACGGGCGTAATCCCATTCGCGTGAGTAAGCAGAAGCACCGGCAATAATCATCTTTGGTTTTTGTTCGCGGGCCAATGTTTCCATCTCATCGTAATCAACCATTCCGGTTTCTTCTTTTACATGGTATGAGATAGCGTGGTAGGTAACACCCGAAAAGTTAACAGGTGAACCATGTGTAAGGTGACCGCCATGAGCCAGATCCAATCCCATAAAAGTATCGCCTGGTTGTAAACAAGCAAAAAATACTGCAGCATTAGCTTGTGCCCCCGAGTGTGGTTGAACGTTGGCATATTCTGCTCCAAATAGTTCGCATGCTCTGTCAATAGCCAATTGCTCGGTTTGATCAACCACCTGACAACCTCCGTAGTAACGTTTGCCCGGGTATCCTTCGGCGTATTTGTTGGTTAAACACGAACCTTGTGCTTCCATTACCTGCTCGCTCACAAAGTTTTCGGAAGCAATTAATTCAATACCGTTTTTTTGACGATCGTATTCTTTTTTGATCAGGTCAAAGATGACTGTATCTCTTTTCATTTGTTTGTAATTAGTTTTAACCCTATCCAAATTTTAGTTAATGTTTAACCAATAGCTGGAGTTATGGTCGATATGTTTTACTGCTTATTTTTCACGAGT contains:
- a CDS encoding TonB family protein — protein: MDEKNKRYGVIGTTVFHSLLLLFLIFFGLSSLPKGEEGILVSFGDTVLGQGPEEPKESEAVKQEQVTPPPVKTPEPTQPDPIKEDIKTQDYDDAPVVKSEAQKQKEKEEKERLDKERKEREEQEKIRQAELERQRQEEAERKRIEEEERKRQEELDRQAAEARDKVKGAFGKGTGDNTSEGNTGGTGNQGQTTGGNTTNRTGSGKGNSGNGFDLTGRSLVGGLPKPTYNIQEEGIVVVEITVDRNGNVINAVPILRGSTTQNNYLQSKAIEAAKKAKFNADKEAAAYQKGTITYHFVLD
- a CDS encoding GLPGLI family protein, which gives rise to MRRSYLLLTTFLLIISSYKPSAQTQNGVVITDKAEYIATYRYEYQEDSTNIESRKQKEMCLLIGKISSQFAHNSIFKMDSMFFYCPDINNPESGLKIGKQIVKNSYSYHTKYRIVKTKNSRRSDLYEVMSGKYYHLPEEITFNWQLVNQPDTFITYYICKEARTTFRGRHYRAWYTLSIPISDGPYKFKGLPGMIVRIEDIEKEHCFTLTSFEKINYDKSIYVWNKKFIKIDAKQYLALKHNETLESINKYGNNQFVNLTPEKRGSVQAKIASRNNLLEKQ
- a CDS encoding biopolymer transporter ExbD, which gives rise to MTLKRRTKISASFSMSSMTDIVFLLLIFFMITSTMVHPNAIKLLIPKKSTKKVVVDTYLNVRVTASGRFVVDGKWMGSDQVEGSLTRLFARNDNSIIRLQTDANASTGDAARVLDIAESNGVKVILDIR
- the glyA gene encoding serine hydroxymethyltransferase, encoding MKRDTVIFDLIKKEYDRQKNGIELIASENFVSEQVMEAQGSCLTNKYAEGYPGKRYYGGCQVVDQTEQLAIDRACELFGAEYANVQPHSGAQANAAVFFACLQPGDTFMGLDLAHGGHLTHGSPVNFSGVTYHAISYHVKEETGMVDYDEMETLAREQKPKMIIAGASAYSREWDYARMRRLADEIGALLLCDMAHPAGLIAKGKLNNPVEHCHIVTTTTHKTLRGPRGGMILMGKDYENPFGIKTPKGETKMMSAVLDFAVFPGQQGGPLEHVIAAKAVAFGEALSDDYGVYIEQVQKNAQAMAAEFIKKGYKIISGGTDNHLMLIDLRTKFPDITGKQVENTLVKADITINKNMVPFDSRSPFTTSGIRVGTSAITTRGLKEADMVTIVDFIDEVISNIDNEEVIAGVCKKVNALMADKPMFAW
- a CDS encoding biopolymer transporter ExbD, whose protein sequence is MGLKKRSKVESGFSMSSMTDIVFLLLIFFMITSTLVTPVANKNLSLPKSDHQVSAKPNTTISVTADQEYFVQGEKVSFWQIEKKLQEILADSPEMYVALHVDESVPFSVVGKIRDIAIRNKYKLILATQAK
- a CDS encoding sulfite exporter TauE/SafE family protein; translated protein: MDISVINILLLILAGLFAGFINTLAGSGSLITLPMLMFLGLSPHQANATNRVAIFIQNIVAVRNFRKQKILDYKSNLYLVLPALVGSLAGALFSINISEQALNYFIGALLFVMFFVILFKPDKWVKEQAGQIEGKPTYWQLVIFFLIGFYGGFIQAGVGFFLLAGLVLGVGYNLIQANAVKVLIVLCYTAIALIVFIWAGHINYLYGFILSAGNATGAFIASRYAKQIGVKPIRYILLVAVMLAAMKVLGVFELRF
- a CDS encoding MotA/TolQ/ExbB proton channel family protein codes for the protein MNLLLFIQSTAENLADVNLEEGAEQSMNYIEMAMKGGWIMIPLLLLSVVSVYIFFERYMAIKKASREDDGFMNKIKDYIHDGKIDSAIALCQSHDFPISRMIEKGITRIGRPLNDVNTAIENVGNLEISRLEKSLPTLATVAGGAPMIGFLGTVIGMIRAFYDMANAGNNIDVSLLSSGIYTAMVTTVTGLVIGIIAYFAYNILVAKVEKVVFKMEARTMEFMDLLNEPAH